A genomic region of Catalinimonas niigatensis contains the following coding sequences:
- a CDS encoding Sec-independent protein translocase subunit TatA/TatB, which translates to MLQSLLFIGGLGGWEIMVILLVVLVFFGANKIPEIARGMGKGIREFKDATKEIKNEIESGVKLEDKK; encoded by the coding sequence ATGTTACAATCTCTTTTATTCATCGGTGGTTTGGGAGGATGGGAAATTATGGTCATTCTTCTGGTAGTACTTGTCTTTTTTGGTGCCAACAAGATTCCTGAAATTGCAAGGGGAATGGGTAAGGGTATTCGCGAGTTCAAAGACGCAACCAAAGAAATTAAAAATGAAATTGAGAGTGGAGTGAAACTGGAAGATAAGAAATAA